A region of Crenobacter cavernae DNA encodes the following proteins:
- the recD gene encoding exodeoxyribonuclease V subunit alpha → MPHDDARAPQLTALFKRLDPALPCEVERLVGRLINANGAGHVCLPLSGAEARSLAGTSIVGRAGGYAPLIVDAQRRLYFARHWYDEHRLAATLARLAREALPVDAAEARGQLDALFGADAGSRQRLAAALALRQRFLLIAGGPGTGKTTTVVRLLALIAATSGRPPVIAMAAPTGKAAARLSESVRAARDALPVSAAVKALLPERAQTLHRLLGLAPGAARARHHKGAPLPLDVLVVDEGSMVDLSMMARVADALPSSARLIVLGDPDQLASVEAGSVLADLAVGEAWRPDTVSWLAEAGCAAPPESGAAVLPDCVVRLTESHRFDAKSAIGRLARAVNAGDAADAEALLDDPAEPDAAWLFAPDGLVAALFAARAGYFELVKKGAAPDALFAAFSRHMLLCSERRAVENMNRAFEARLEAAGLKTVGADWYPGRAVMVTVNDYAVGLFNGDVGILVETLSENGPVRRVLFPEPDGGFRALAPGRLPAHETVFAMTVHKSQGSEFDEVWLALLGEGSASRALVYTAITRARRRFALAATPAQLASALACGASRASGLADQLAAQADG, encoded by the coding sequence ATGCCGCACGACGACGCGCGCGCGCCGCAGCTTACGGCGCTGTTCAAGAGGCTGGACCCAGCGCTGCCCTGTGAGGTCGAAAGGCTGGTCGGGCGCCTGATCAACGCGAACGGCGCCGGCCACGTCTGCCTGCCGCTGTCGGGCGCGGAGGCGCGCTCGCTCGCCGGCACGTCCATCGTCGGCCGGGCCGGCGGCTACGCGCCGCTGATCGTCGACGCGCAGCGCCGGCTCTATTTCGCGCGCCACTGGTACGACGAGCACCGGCTGGCGGCGACGCTGGCGCGGCTCGCGCGCGAGGCGCTGCCGGTCGACGCGGCGGAGGCGCGGGGGCAGCTCGACGCGCTGTTCGGCGCCGATGCCGGATCGCGCCAGCGGCTGGCCGCCGCGCTGGCGTTGCGGCAGCGTTTCCTGCTGATCGCCGGCGGCCCCGGCACCGGCAAGACGACGACCGTCGTGCGGCTGCTGGCGCTGATCGCCGCGACCAGCGGGCGCCCGCCGGTGATCGCGATGGCGGCGCCGACCGGCAAGGCGGCGGCGCGGCTGTCCGAATCGGTGCGCGCCGCGCGCGACGCGCTGCCGGTGTCGGCAGCGGTGAAGGCATTGCTGCCCGAGCGCGCGCAGACCTTGCACCGGCTCTTGGGCCTCGCGCCCGGCGCCGCACGCGCGCGCCACCACAAGGGCGCGCCCTTGCCGCTCGACGTGCTGGTCGTCGACGAGGGATCGATGGTGGACCTCTCGATGATGGCGCGCGTCGCCGACGCGCTGCCTTCGAGCGCGCGGCTGATCGTGCTCGGCGACCCGGACCAGCTCGCATCGGTCGAGGCCGGCAGCGTGCTCGCCGACCTCGCCGTCGGCGAGGCGTGGCGGCCGGACACGGTGTCATGGTTGGCCGAGGCGGGTTGCGCGGCACCGCCCGAGAGCGGCGCCGCGGTGCTGCCCGACTGCGTGGTGCGGCTGACCGAAAGCCACCGCTTCGACGCGAAAAGCGCGATCGGCCGGCTCGCGCGCGCGGTCAACGCCGGCGACGCCGCGGACGCCGAAGCGCTGCTCGACGACCCGGCCGAGCCCGACGCCGCGTGGCTTTTCGCGCCCGACGGCCTCGTCGCCGCCTTGTTCGCCGCGCGCGCCGGCTATTTCGAGCTGGTGAAAAAGGGCGCTGCGCCCGACGCGCTGTTCGCGGCGTTCTCGCGCCACATGCTGCTTTGCAGCGAACGCCGCGCGGTGGAAAACATGAACCGGGCGTTCGAGGCGAGGCTGGAAGCCGCGGGGCTGAAGACGGTAGGTGCCGACTGGTATCCGGGCCGCGCGGTGATGGTCACCGTCAACGACTACGCGGTCGGCCTGTTCAACGGCGACGTCGGCATCCTGGTCGAGACCTTGTCCGAGAACGGCCCGGTGCGGCGCGTGCTGTTCCCCGAGCCCGACGGCGGCTTTCGCGCGCTCGCGCCGGGGCGCCTGCCGGCGCACGAGACGGTGTTCGCGATGACGGTGCACAAGAGCCAGGGTTCGGAATTCGACGAGGTGTGGCTCGCGCTGCTCGGCGAGGGCTCGGCGTCGCGCGCGCTCGTCTATACCGCGATCACGCGCGCGCGCCGCCGTTTCGCGCTCGCCGCGACGCCGGCCCAACTGGCTTCGGCGTTGGCTTGTGGCGCGTCGCGCGCGAGCGGACTGGCCGATCAGCTGGCCGCGCAGGCGGACGGCTGA
- a CDS encoding tyrosine-type recombinase/integrase — MARAESKLTIKKLATLKPRDKGEVLRDGGGLVGIVGVAKDGETVTVRFTYQYRDGVRRREKSCGVWTHDDRRDKVPGSKGLAEIRTERDRLRALVKAGIDPIQQEEQERERQEQELAERQRALVKQKEAERREGEAMTMDGLYELWDANHGATLEPHWRAVRRSHWRCHVSPVIGAHKVHHADKQPMLLHYDRMVRKGKEVTARRVLALLKQVIAWGVERQHVADDHPLTRLTIPKKQRTVRADQLPENFDIQQYLNARGDEAVGSDLEDSLAGRALPFAELVTLFNDRLPKATQAITGTHLMRLMLATGIRSSEAVRLRWQWIDLDRRLMIIPAGSMKKRKMHHIHLSSFAVRQLEEMRAIRTGDFVFPAPRKENDHILRTNVGNDISSRQFYRAADESDEAFAARLAKRMVCRRSRKDYDLYNLPGGKWTLYDLRRTVATRLEELGIERDMVGRVLAHAQPDAKTTGRYARHSHWEQRCKALDLLGVALDMCEAGELPLIEVDNVVRMRRA; from the coding sequence ATGGCAAGGGCTGAGTCAAAGCTGACGATCAAGAAGCTGGCAACACTAAAGCCACGCGATAAGGGCGAGGTGCTGCGTGATGGCGGCGGGCTGGTGGGTATCGTCGGCGTTGCCAAGGACGGGGAAACCGTCACCGTGCGGTTTACCTATCAGTACCGCGACGGCGTGCGTCGCCGGGAAAAATCCTGTGGCGTCTGGACGCACGATGACCGCCGCGACAAAGTGCCGGGTAGCAAGGGACTAGCTGAGATTCGCACCGAGCGCGACCGGCTGAGAGCCCTCGTGAAGGCCGGCATTGATCCGATCCAGCAAGAGGAACAGGAGAGGGAGCGCCAAGAGCAAGAGTTGGCCGAGCGGCAACGCGCCTTAGTGAAACAGAAAGAGGCCGAACGCCGTGAAGGCGAGGCCATGACGATGGACGGGCTGTACGAGTTATGGGATGCCAACCACGGCGCGACGCTGGAACCGCACTGGCGGGCGGTGCGCCGATCTCACTGGCGTTGCCATGTCTCCCCGGTGATCGGTGCGCATAAGGTGCACCACGCTGACAAGCAACCTATGCTGCTGCACTACGACAGGATGGTGCGCAAAGGGAAGGAAGTCACGGCGCGGCGCGTGCTTGCGTTGCTGAAGCAGGTAATCGCGTGGGGTGTGGAACGTCAGCATGTGGCCGACGACCACCCACTGACTCGCCTGACCATTCCCAAGAAGCAGCGCACCGTTAGGGCCGACCAGCTCCCCGAAAACTTCGACATTCAGCAGTATCTGAACGCCCGCGGGGACGAAGCGGTCGGCTCCGACCTGGAAGACTCGCTCGCCGGCCGCGCCTTGCCGTTTGCCGAACTGGTGACGCTGTTCAACGACCGCCTGCCCAAGGCCACCCAAGCCATCACCGGAACACACCTGATGCGGCTGATGCTCGCCACCGGCATTCGCTCGAGCGAGGCAGTACGCCTGCGCTGGCAATGGATCGACCTGGACCGGCGCTTAATGATTATTCCGGCCGGCAGCATGAAGAAGCGCAAGATGCACCACATCCACTTGTCCTCCTTTGCGGTGCGCCAGCTCGAGGAAATGCGGGCGATCCGGACGGGGGATTTCGTGTTTCCGGCTCCGCGTAAAGAGAACGACCACATCCTGCGCACTAACGTCGGCAACGACATCAGCAGCCGCCAGTTTTACCGCGCGGCAGACGAGTCAGACGAAGCCTTCGCTGCTCGTCTGGCAAAGCGCATGGTGTGCCGGCGGTCCCGTAAGGACTACGACCTCTATAACCTTCCTGGTGGCAAGTGGACGCTGTACGACCTGCGCCGCACCGTTGCCACGCGCCTGGAGGAGCTGGGCATCGAGCGCGATATGGTGGGTCGCGTGCTGGCCCATGCCCAGCCCGATGCCAAGACGACTGGACGCTACGCCCGCCATAGTCATTGGGAGCAACGTTGCAAGGCACTCGACCTGCTGGGTGTGGCGTTGGACATGTGCGAAGCCGGCGAGCTGCCGCTGATCGAGGTTGATAACGTGGTGCGGATGCGTCGCGCCTGA
- the recC gene encoding exodeoxyribonuclease V subunit gamma codes for MLYLYQSNRLEQLGAFFARLTRAVPLHDPFEPETVIVQSRGMGRWLTQTLARENGVAANIDFALPAAYAWRLMREVLPELPSKSPFSPEAMQWRLMQLWPHLQGDEFAPILTYLAGGERAAFELAGKVADIFDQYLVFRPQWLRAWEEGRLLGLSCDEAWQAALWRRLAAETPGVNRIGMLDALFSGLKREHLPERVVLFGIASLAPMYLALVKSLAELTDVCFFALSPCAEAWGDIVDARGQLALFHDDDTYDAGHPLLASLGKQGRDFFDLLLAECANELTDVFSPPEGDTLLSRLQQDLLTLTPPGDAIAPIAGHDRSVELHITHGPMRELEVLKDRLLSMFALDATLTPADVAVLTPDINAYAPYIDAVFARRDDAPSLPYTLADRQRLREHPLVTTLAELVALFDSRFESEAVLALFDCPALMRRFDLAEGDLPLIRDWVRRAGIRWGRDAAHKQSCGVPAGPRFTWRWGLDRLLLGSVLPDGLAGRDIDPCFAGLLPAAGADGQLFATLSRFASALDALMGLADTWQTPATPAEWATRMSALADALFEPDDAAEDAALQLWRDAAAELVEDSALADFDARVGQAVLRDWLARRLAETSSSGFLAGSITFCAMVPMRSLPFRVICLIGMNDGAYPRDERPVSFDLIARHPARGDRSRRFDDRYLFLEALLSARDTLYLSYVGRSARSNEPLPPSPLIAELFDTFDAMTAGAAREKLTVSHPLQPFSPDAYPDDATDPRASFEPSYAAALAAPARDAAPFASPLPITKPSLVRLETLARFWRHPARFWLAERLGIRPLKHDEALPEAEPFGLGNRAREAVRDAWLTAYLERRPNAPVASRLAGAGLLPDGALGDAWLNRERDDSLEFAARLPSTLAEPVLPPQPFSIDFPCETGVQTLAGELAGLRSAGRIGVLARASFTAERIGWWLEHLALCAARPDGIEPISRWYAADGLFDFAPVSQDAARAHLAAWLAHFNRGLVAPLPFFPRTSWAFAEARAKSPDDLAKAFAAARAKWAPAFVADGGQPQSEEAEVALAFRAIDPLADPDFVQLADALLLPLMQCLQGSEP; via the coding sequence ATGCTTTACCTGTACCAATCCAACCGGCTCGAGCAACTCGGCGCCTTCTTCGCGCGGCTGACGCGCGCGGTGCCGCTGCACGACCCGTTCGAGCCCGAGACGGTGATCGTGCAGAGCCGCGGCATGGGCCGCTGGCTGACGCAGACGCTCGCGCGCGAGAACGGCGTGGCCGCGAATATCGACTTCGCGCTGCCGGCCGCCTACGCGTGGCGGCTGATGCGCGAGGTGCTGCCCGAACTGCCTTCCAAGTCGCCGTTCTCCCCGGAGGCGATGCAGTGGCGGCTGATGCAGTTGTGGCCGCATCTACAAGGCGACGAATTCGCGCCGATCCTGACGTATCTCGCCGGCGGCGAACGCGCCGCGTTCGAACTGGCCGGCAAGGTCGCCGACATCTTCGACCAGTACCTGGTGTTCCGCCCGCAGTGGCTGCGCGCGTGGGAGGAGGGGCGCTTGCTCGGCCTGTCCTGCGACGAAGCGTGGCAGGCGGCGCTGTGGCGGCGGCTCGCCGCCGAGACGCCGGGTGTCAACCGGATCGGCATGCTCGACGCGCTGTTTTCCGGATTGAAGCGCGAACACCTGCCCGAGCGCGTCGTGCTGTTCGGCATCGCCAGCCTCGCGCCGATGTACCTCGCGCTGGTCAAAAGCTTGGCCGAGCTCACCGACGTGTGCTTCTTCGCGCTGAGCCCGTGCGCCGAGGCGTGGGGCGACATCGTCGACGCGCGTGGCCAGCTCGCGCTGTTCCACGACGATGACACGTACGACGCCGGTCATCCTTTGCTCGCGTCGCTCGGCAAGCAGGGGCGCGACTTCTTCGACCTGTTGCTCGCCGAATGCGCCAACGAACTGACCGACGTGTTCTCTCCCCCGGAAGGCGACACGCTGCTGTCCCGGCTGCAACAGGATCTGTTGACCCTCACGCCGCCCGGCGACGCGATAGCGCCGATCGCAGGCCATGACCGCTCGGTAGAACTCCATATCACGCATGGCCCGATGCGCGAACTCGAGGTGCTGAAGGACCGCCTGCTTTCGATGTTCGCGTTAGATGCGACGCTGACGCCGGCCGACGTCGCCGTACTGACCCCAGACATCAACGCCTACGCGCCGTATATCGACGCGGTGTTCGCGCGCCGCGACGACGCGCCGTCGCTGCCGTACACGCTCGCCGACCGCCAGCGGCTGCGCGAGCATCCGCTGGTGACCACCTTGGCCGAGCTCGTCGCGCTTTTCGACTCGCGCTTCGAATCTGAAGCCGTCCTCGCGCTGTTCGACTGCCCGGCGCTGATGCGGCGCTTCGATCTGGCCGAGGGTGACCTGCCGCTGATCCGCGACTGGGTGCGCCGCGCCGGCATCCGCTGGGGCCGCGACGCGGCTCATAAACAATCGTGCGGCGTGCCGGCCGGGCCGCGCTTCACCTGGCGCTGGGGGCTCGATCGCCTCTTGCTCGGCAGCGTGCTGCCCGACGGGCTCGCCGGAAGGGATATCGATCCTTGCTTCGCCGGCCTGTTGCCGGCCGCCGGCGCCGACGGCCAGCTGTTCGCGACGCTGTCGCGCTTTGCTTCGGCGCTGGACGCGCTGATGGGCCTGGCCGACACCTGGCAGACGCCGGCGACGCCGGCGGAATGGGCGACGCGCATGTCGGCGCTCGCCGACGCGCTGTTCGAGCCCGACGACGCCGCCGAAGACGCCGCGCTGCAGCTGTGGCGCGATGCGGCGGCCGAGCTGGTAGAGGATTCCGCACTCGCCGACTTCGACGCGCGCGTCGGCCAGGCGGTGCTGCGCGACTGGCTGGCCAGAAGGTTGGCCGAGACGTCGAGCAGCGGCTTTCTGGCAGGCTCCATCACCTTCTGCGCGATGGTGCCGATGCGCAGTCTGCCGTTCCGCGTGATCTGCCTGATCGGCATGAACGACGGCGCCTACCCGCGTGACGAGCGGCCGGTCAGCTTCGACCTGATCGCGCGCCATCCGGCACGCGGTGACCGTTCGCGCCGCTTCGACGACCGCTACCTGTTCCTCGAGGCGCTGCTGTCGGCGCGCGACACGCTGTACCTGTCCTACGTCGGCCGCTCGGCGCGGAGCAACGAGCCCTTGCCGCCGTCGCCCTTGATCGCCGAGTTGTTCGACACCTTCGACGCGATGACCGCTGGCGCCGCGCGCGAAAAGCTCACTGTGTCCCACCCGCTGCAGCCGTTCTCGCCCGACGCCTATCCCGACGATGCAACGGACCCGCGCGCGAGCTTCGAGCCGAGCTACGCCGCCGCGCTCGCCGCCCCCGCACGCGACGCCGCGCCGTTCGCTTCGCCGTTGCCGATAACCAAACCAAGCTTAGTGCGGCTCGAAACGCTTGCCCGCTTCTGGCGCCACCCAGCGCGCTTCTGGCTGGCCGAACGCCTCGGCATCCGGCCGCTGAAACACGACGAGGCGCTGCCCGAGGCCGAACCGTTCGGCCTCGGCAATCGCGCGCGCGAGGCGGTGCGCGACGCGTGGCTGACGGCCTACCTGGAGCGCAGGCCGAACGCGCCGGTCGCCTCGCGCCTCGCCGGCGCCGGGCTGTTGCCAGATGGCGCGCTCGGCGACGCGTGGCTGAACCGCGAGCGCGACGACAGCCTCGAATTCGCCGCGCGGCTGCCATCAACGTTGGCCGAGCCGGTACTGCCGCCACAGCCGTTCAGCATCGATTTCCCCTGCGAGACCGGAGTCCAGACATTGGCAGGAGAACTGGCAGGCTTGCGCAGTGCCGGCCGCATCGGCGTCTTGGCGCGCGCGAGCTTCACCGCCGAGCGCATCGGCTGGTGGCTCGAGCATCTGGCGCTGTGCGCGGCGCGCCCCGACGGGATCGAGCCTATCAGCCGCTGGTACGCGGCCGACGGCCTGTTCGACTTCGCGCCCGTCTCTCAAGACGCCGCACGTGCGCACCTGGCCGCCTGGCTCGCGCACTTCAATCGCGGCCTCGTCGCGCCCTTGCCGTTCTTCCCGCGCACCAGCTGGGCGTTTGCCGAGGCGCGCGCAAAGAGTCCGGACGACCTGGCGAAGGCCTTCGCCGCGGCGCGCGCCAAGTGGGCGCCGGCCTTCGTCGCCGACGGCGGCCAGCCGCAGAGCGAGGAGGCCGAGGTCGCGCTGGCCTTCCGCGCGATAGACCCGCTCGCCGACCCCGACTTCGTGCAGCTGGCCGACGCGTTGTTGCTGCCGCTGATGCAGTGCCTTCAGGGAAGCGAGCCATGA
- a CDS encoding NUDIX hydrolase yields the protein MLVEEVIAVLGRATHIDRSAFTPLIVAGQKLGCVNAVWRERLLGHESALFEEKGGSIACRIAGDAAQLTRELNAAAERWQAIGWLNGWRNERFTAFGADGTPLFELERAAFRPLGLTSRAVHLNGLTRLASGEVRMWIARRSPHKAVEPNRMDNLMGGGVAAGESLQQALLREGWEEAGMSAGSLTGLAPASLLLAERPVQRGVHREWLYAYDVWLADGERPANQDGEVAEHVLLPLHEVEDLLVAERFMIDAALVASDCLVRLGYWGGETARVDAALAAVRHPVDAAVHAL from the coding sequence ATGCTTGTTGAAGAAGTTATCGCCGTGCTCGGTCGTGCCACCCATATCGACCGCAGCGCCTTCACCCCGTTGATCGTCGCCGGCCAGAAGCTCGGTTGTGTCAACGCTGTCTGGCGCGAGCGCCTGCTCGGCCACGAGTCCGCGCTGTTCGAAGAAAAGGGCGGTTCGATCGCCTGTCGCATCGCGGGCGACGCCGCCCAACTAACCCGCGAACTGAACGCCGCCGCCGAGCGCTGGCAGGCCATCGGCTGGCTGAACGGCTGGCGCAACGAGCGCTTCACCGCCTTCGGCGCCGACGGCACGCCGCTGTTCGAACTCGAACGCGCGGCGTTCCGCCCGCTCGGGCTCACGAGCCGCGCGGTGCATCTGAACGGCCTGACGCGGCTCGCCAGCGGCGAAGTGAGGATGTGGATCGCGCGACGCAGCCCGCACAAGGCGGTCGAGCCGAACCGCATGGACAACCTGATGGGCGGCGGCGTCGCCGCCGGCGAGAGCCTGCAGCAGGCGCTGTTGCGCGAGGGCTGGGAAGAGGCCGGCATGAGCGCAGGCTCCTTGACCGGGCTCGCGCCGGCGAGCCTCTTGCTCGCCGAGCGGCCGGTGCAGCGCGGCGTGCACCGCGAGTGGCTGTACGCCTACGACGTGTGGTTGGCCGACGGCGAACGCCCGGCGAACCAGGACGGCGAGGTCGCCGAGCACGTGCTGCTGCCCTTGCACGAGGTCGAAGACCTGCTCGTCGCCGAGCGCTTCATGATCGACGCCGCGCTCGTCGCGAGCGACTGTCTGGTGCGGCTCGGCTACTGGGGGGGCGAGACCGCGCGCGTCGACGCGGCGCTCGCCGCGGTGCGCCACCCGGTCGACGCCGCCGTCCACGCGCTCTGA
- the recB gene encoding exodeoxyribonuclease V subunit beta, with translation MSAKLNPLTCPLNGVNLIEASAGTGKTWTIAALYLRLLLEAEPDAAPPRIDEILVVTYTKAATAELRGRLRERLAEALKAFEDGETEDGFLASLLAQHAAQDARERARLRIATALTGFDTASVYTIHGFCQRVLTDAAFESGQPFSATLVSDDGERLASLAADFWRRELVGDAEVAALLAGEGDTPDAWLAEVRAFVGKPYLVADAPPDADLARARQAREAAWQAVLALGDETVAQGLELMRTSKALNRRSYTAKVCERVATLLTSLISAGTLPDLSGKSREDVERLSPEVLAAKTLAGQPAPSHRLFCAIGDWLAAEDEWLVAVAAKRAALKLRMISWLDDALVAERQKARERSFDDLLTDLAAALEDPDRGPLLAAHMARTWRVALIDEFQDTDPVQYAIFAKGFIDKDRTVFLVGDPKQAIYSFRGADIFAYLAARARASRHYTLSTNYRSDSRLVDTVNKLFARAAPFVLPGIDYRPVDARDGDTTGLIGDDGAPWRWFSLPSREGGKAQPKEGAQQQAAAMTADEIVRLMAAGRAGELVLKETGAGLAGGDIAVLVATHRQGDAVRDALAERGVQAVSLSQQSVFQSREAREVAALMRAWAEPGHEGRLKEALATELAGLTAAGIAALLDDESAWEGRLAAFADDHILWRERGFIALWRRFCAREKVAERLLPLPDGERRLTNLGQLAELIQQESDSLSGIAPLMAWFEARLADPPFGEEALMRLESDAELVKIVTVHTAKGLQYPVVFCPFLWDGQLERKGTAFWRHQCDGVARLTPAAGHPASQAAREAALAETLSEKLRLLYVALTRAQYRQYLAWGPVSGMETAALSWLLHAGRATGLADIPDDAFKPAAVQQALAEHVARCAPDEAFVPQSEWPVRLAPRDEIRHRPAPRTLKRAVYTPWRVTSFTALAHRSDTGADTPAMPVAERPDHDAGQSASTSAEPIAVEPVAEELIPAAPALDRFAFPRGARAGVCLHGVFERIDFTHPPCEHRKTVLEELARAGFNERWQDAALDMVARTLAAPLDPDITLAEVPPKKRLIELEFTLPIEKLSLPRLKAILADPENGLAEPLRRAAATLAFPAVTGFLKGFIDLVVEAGGRFYLIDYKSNHLGASDACYAPSRLAEAIAREHYYLQYLFYSVALVRYLTSRGLSFDASLPEVRYLFLRGIDGTGNGVWRDRPSARLIRALDAWLGGRNV, from the coding sequence ATGAGCGCAAAACTCAATCCGCTGACGTGCCCGCTTAACGGCGTGAACCTGATCGAGGCGAGCGCCGGCACCGGCAAGACCTGGACCATCGCCGCGCTGTATCTGCGGCTCTTGCTCGAGGCCGAGCCCGACGCCGCCCCGCCCCGTATCGACGAGATCCTCGTCGTCACCTATACGAAAGCGGCGACCGCCGAGCTGCGCGGTCGGCTGCGTGAAAGGTTGGCCGAGGCACTCAAGGCGTTCGAAGACGGCGAGACCGAAGACGGCTTTCTCGCGTCGCTGCTCGCACAGCACGCGGCACAGGACGCGCGCGAACGCGCGAGACTGCGCATCGCGACCGCGCTGACCGGTTTCGACACGGCCAGCGTCTACACCATCCACGGCTTCTGCCAGCGCGTGCTGACCGACGCCGCGTTCGAGTCGGGCCAGCCTTTCTCGGCGACGCTTGTCAGCGACGACGGCGAACGCCTAGCCTCGCTCGCCGCCGACTTCTGGCGCCGCGAGCTGGTCGGCGACGCCGAGGTCGCCGCGCTCTTGGCGGGCGAGGGCGATACGCCCGACGCGTGGTTGGCCGAGGTACGCGCCTTCGTCGGCAAGCCCTATCTGGTGGCCGACGCGCCGCCTGATGCCGACCTCGCCCGTGCGAGGCAGGCGCGCGAAGCCGCGTGGCAAGCGGTGCTGGCGCTCGGCGACGAGACTGTCGCGCAGGGTCTGGAGTTGATGCGGACCAGCAAGGCGCTGAATCGCAGGAGCTACACGGCGAAAGTGTGCGAGCGCGTTGCCACGCTGCTCACGTCGCTGATTTCGGCCGGAACGCTACCCGATCTTTCCGGCAAGTCGCGCGAAGACGTAGAGCGCCTGTCGCCGGAAGTCCTGGCGGCCAAAACCCTGGCCGGGCAGCCGGCGCCGTCGCACCGCCTGTTCTGCGCTATCGGCGACTGGCTCGCCGCCGAGGACGAATGGCTCGTAGCGGTCGCCGCCAAGCGTGCGGCGCTGAAACTTCGAATGATTTCGTGGCTCGACGATGCGCTGGTCGCCGAACGGCAGAAGGCGCGCGAACGCAGCTTCGACGATTTGCTCACCGACCTTGCCGCCGCGCTCGAAGACCCGGACCGGGGCCCCTTGCTCGCCGCGCACATGGCGCGCACCTGGCGGGTCGCGCTGATCGACGAATTCCAGGACACCGACCCGGTGCAGTACGCGATCTTCGCGAAGGGCTTCATCGACAAGGACCGCACAGTCTTTCTCGTAGGCGACCCGAAGCAGGCGATCTACAGCTTCCGCGGCGCCGACATCTTCGCCTACCTCGCGGCACGAGCGCGCGCGAGCCGCCACTACACGCTGTCTACCAACTACCGCTCGGATTCGAGGCTGGTCGACACCGTCAATAAACTCTTCGCGCGCGCCGCGCCCTTCGTCTTGCCCGGCATCGACTACCGGCCGGTAGACGCGCGCGACGGCGACACTACCGGTCTGATAGGCGACGACGGCGCGCCGTGGCGCTGGTTCTCGCTGCCCTCGCGCGAAGGCGGCAAGGCGCAGCCGAAAGAAGGTGCGCAGCAGCAGGCGGCGGCGATGACGGCCGACGAGATCGTGCGCCTGATGGCCGCCGGGCGCGCCGGCGAACTGGTACTTAAGGAAACCGGCGCGGGGCTCGCCGGCGGCGACATCGCGGTGCTGGTCGCCACGCACCGCCAGGGCGACGCGGTGCGCGACGCCTTGGCCGAGCGCGGCGTCCAGGCGGTGTCGCTGAGCCAGCAGAGCGTGTTCCAGAGCCGCGAGGCGCGCGAGGTCGCCGCGCTGATGCGCGCGTGGGCCGAGCCTGGGCACGAGGGGCGGCTGAAGGAGGCGCTCGCGACCGAACTCGCAGGTCTCACCGCAGCCGGCATCGCCGCCTTGCTCGACGACGAGTCGGCGTGGGAGGGCAGGCTTGCCGCGTTTGCCGACGATCATATTCTTTGGCGCGAACGCGGCTTCATCGCGCTGTGGCGGCGCTTCTGCGCGCGCGAAAAGGTCGCCGAGCGGCTCTTGCCCTTGCCCGACGGCGAGCGCAGGCTGACCAACCTCGGCCAGTTGGCCGAGCTGATCCAGCAGGAGAGCGACAGCCTGTCGGGCATCGCCCCGTTGATGGCGTGGTTCGAGGCGCGGCTGGCCGATCCGCCGTTCGGCGAAGAGGCGCTGATGCGGCTCGAGAGCGACGCCGAGCTCGTCAAGATCGTCACCGTCCACACGGCTAAGGGGCTGCAGTACCCGGTCGTGTTCTGCCCCTTCCTGTGGGACGGCCAGCTCGAACGCAAGGGCACCGCGTTCTGGCGCCACCAGTGCGACGGCGTCGCGCGGCTGACGCCGGCCGCCGGCCACCCGGCAAGCCAGGCCGCGCGCGAGGCGGCGCTTGCCGAGACGCTATCGGAGAAGCTGCGCCTGCTGTACGTCGCGCTGACGCGCGCGCAATACCGCCAGTACCTCGCGTGGGGGCCGGTGTCGGGCATGGAGACGGCGGCGCTGTCGTGGCTGTTGCACGCGGGCCGCGCGACCGGTCTGGCCGATATTCCCGACGACGCGTTCAAGCCGGCTGCGGTGCAACAAGCCTTGGCCGAGCACGTCGCGCGATGCGCGCCCGACGAGGCTTTCGTGCCGCAGTCCGAATGGCCGGTGCGGCTCGCGCCGCGCGACGAGATCCGCCATCGGCCTGCGCCGCGGACGCTCAAGCGCGCGGTCTACACGCCGTGGCGCGTGACGAGCTTCACCGCGCTCGCGCACCGCAGCGATACGGGCGCCGACACGCCGGCCATGCCGGTCGCTGAGCGGCCCGACCACGACGCCGGCCAGAGCGCATCGACGTCGGCCGAGCCGATCGCCGTCGAACCGGTAGCGGAGGAGCTCATCCCCGCCGCGCCCGCCCTCGACCGCTTCGCCTTCCCGCGCGGCGCGCGCGCCGGCGTGTGCCTGCACGGCGTATTCGAGCGCATCGACTTCACGCACCCGCCCTGCGAGCATCGAAAGACGGTGCTCGAGGAACTCGCGCGCGCCGGCTTTAACGAACGCTGGCAGGACGCCGCGCTCGACATGGTCGCGCGCACGCTCGCCGCGCCGCTCGATCCCGATATCACATTGGCCGAGGTGCCGCCGAAGAAGCGGCTGATCGAGCTCGAATTCACGCTGCCGATCGAGAAACTGTCGCTGCCTCGGCTCAAGGCCATCCTCGCCGACCCGGAAAACGGCCTCGCCGAGCCCTTGCGCCGCGCGGCCGCGACGCTCGCTTTTCCGGCGGTAACCGGTTTCCTCAAGGGCTTCATCGACCTCGTCGTCGAGGCGGGCGGGCGCTTCTACCTGATCGACTACAAGTCGAATCATCTGGGCGCAAGCGACGCCTGCTACGCGCCTTCAAGGTTGGCCGAGGCGATCGCGCGCGAGCACTATTATCTGCAATACCTGTTCTACAGCGTCGCGCTGGTGCGTTATCTGACGTCGCGTGGGCTGTCTTTCGACGCCAGCCTGCCCGAGGTGCGCTACCTGTTCCTGCGCGGCATCGACGGGACCGGCAACGGCGTCTGGCGCGACAGGCCGAGCGCGCGCCTGATCCGCGCGCTCGACGCGTGGTTGGGAGGGAGAAATGTTTGA